The following coding sequences are from one Rathayibacter sp. SW19 window:
- the acuI gene encoding acrylyl-CoA reductase (NADPH), translating to MTFRAIVIDQVRDGSRITEHSARLRELTDDELMPGDVTIDVSHSGINFKDGLALAGKPGVVSTSPLIPGIDLVGTVTASDDPRWQPGEIVILNGDGIGERHHGGLAERARVRGDALVALPEGISPARAAAIGTAGFTAMLCVLALDRNGVTPDSGDILVTGAAGGVGSVAIALLSRRGYRVTASSGRAEAEAPYLIDLGASAIFDRTELGEPGRPMQKQRWAGAIDSVGSATLANVLAQTNYGGVVAACGLAQGADLPATVLPFILRAVTLAGVNSVDAPLPLRQQAWAALAAELDLELLDKLSTTIPLSDAFGRAEDILAGRVRGRTVVDVCA from the coding sequence ATGACCTTTCGCGCGATTGTCATCGATCAAGTCCGAGACGGCTCTCGCATCACAGAACACTCGGCAAGGCTCCGTGAGCTGACCGACGACGAGCTGATGCCCGGGGACGTCACGATCGATGTCAGCCACTCCGGAATCAACTTCAAAGACGGCCTCGCACTTGCAGGCAAACCCGGCGTCGTCAGCACCTCTCCGCTGATCCCCGGCATCGACTTGGTCGGCACGGTCACCGCATCCGACGACCCACGCTGGCAACCCGGCGAAATCGTTATTCTCAACGGCGACGGCATCGGCGAACGTCACCACGGCGGGCTCGCCGAGCGCGCTCGCGTGCGGGGCGACGCACTCGTTGCACTTCCGGAGGGGATCAGCCCCGCCCGCGCCGCTGCGATCGGCACCGCAGGATTCACCGCCATGCTCTGCGTGCTTGCACTCGACCGCAACGGTGTGACTCCGGATTCCGGCGACATCCTCGTCACCGGTGCAGCAGGCGGTGTCGGCTCGGTCGCCATCGCGCTGTTGAGTCGCCGCGGTTACCGGGTGACCGCTTCGAGCGGGCGCGCCGAAGCAGAGGCTCCTTACCTGATCGACCTGGGTGCCTCCGCCATCTTCGATCGAACCGAGCTCGGCGAACCGGGCCGACCGATGCAGAAGCAGCGCTGGGCCGGCGCGATCGACTCGGTCGGCAGCGCCACACTTGCGAACGTGCTCGCCCAGACCAACTACGGCGGCGTGGTCGCCGCGTGCGGCCTCGCGCAGGGCGCCGACCTGCCCGCTACCGTGCTGCCGTTCATCCTGCGCGCGGTCACCCTGGCCGGCGTCAACTCGGTTGATGCTCCGCTGCCACTCCGGCAGCAGGCCTGGGCTGCGTTGGCCGCAGAGCTCGACCTTGAACTGCTGGACAAGCTGTCGACCACCATCCCCCTTTCGGATGCCTTCGGCCGGGCCGAGGACATCCTGGCCGGTCGCGTGCGCGGACGAACCGTTGTGGACGTGTGCGCCTGA
- the hemC gene encoding hydroxymethylbilane synthase, translating to MTNALRIGTRGSELALAQTRAIAKSLGAASGLEVEIVTVTTHGDTSRESLSALGGTGVFASALRDALLDGRCDAVVHSLKDLPTVAVPGLTIGAIPRRADARDVLCARDTLTLHTLPSGARVGTGSPRRIAQLRQARPDVEVIDIRGNVDTRLNRVFGVDATDADALDAIILAAAGLGRLGRAEAATDMFSLSDWPTAPGQGALAIEVRDADAHGRGALAAALASVNHVTTNACASAERLVLAGLDAGCSAPIGTTAQFDDGLFFLTATVYKPDGTQRITSSHAATPDATTLTALLDTAREVSERVVAELLEAGAGELAPSLSSAPRPPSAPGTPGNAS from the coding sequence ATGACGAATGCGCTGCGCATCGGTACCCGCGGAAGCGAGCTGGCGCTCGCGCAGACGCGCGCGATCGCGAAGTCCCTGGGCGCGGCATCCGGTCTCGAGGTCGAGATCGTCACAGTCACAACGCACGGGGACACCTCGCGCGAGTCCCTTTCGGCACTGGGTGGAACCGGTGTGTTCGCGAGTGCCCTGCGCGATGCGCTGTTGGACGGGCGCTGCGACGCCGTCGTGCACTCGCTCAAGGATCTGCCGACGGTGGCGGTTCCCGGTCTCACGATCGGCGCGATCCCTCGCCGAGCGGATGCCCGCGATGTGCTCTGCGCTCGCGACACATTGACACTGCACACACTCCCGAGCGGTGCCCGGGTCGGCACCGGCTCGCCTCGGCGCATCGCCCAGCTGCGGCAGGCGCGACCGGATGTCGAGGTCATCGACATCCGCGGCAACGTCGACACCCGGCTGAATCGCGTTTTCGGTGTCGATGCGACGGATGCCGATGCCCTCGACGCGATCATCCTCGCCGCTGCCGGGCTCGGCCGGCTTGGCCGAGCTGAGGCTGCAACGGACATGTTCTCGCTCTCCGACTGGCCGACCGCGCCGGGGCAGGGCGCGCTGGCGATCGAGGTGCGAGACGCCGACGCCCACGGTCGAGGCGCGCTCGCGGCGGCGTTGGCATCCGTCAATCATGTGACGACGAACGCGTGCGCGAGCGCAGAGCGGCTCGTGCTGGCCGGATTGGACGCCGGATGCTCCGCGCCGATCGGCACGACCGCGCAATTCGACGACGGCCTGTTCTTTCTCACGGCCACCGTGTACAAACCGGATGGCACGCAGCGGATCACCAGTTCGCACGCTGCGACGCCCGACGCAACGACGTTGACTGCGCTTCTGGATACCGCCCGTGAGGTGTCTGAGCGGGTCGTCGCTGAGTTGCTTGAGGCAGGCGCTGGTGAATTGGCCCCGTCGCTATCGAGCGCGCCGAGGCCGCCGAGTGCGCCTGGCACACCGGGCAACGCGTCATGA
- a CDS encoding DUF1304 domain-containing protein codes for MIIIAVLIIALAAALHVGIFLMESVGWSRPAVWKRFGVANQEAAEITKPLAYNQGFYNLFLAIGAIVGVILFGFNMHDAGMALIVFTMASMTLAALVLITTGRGYVRAALIQGILPLAGLVLIFLS; via the coding sequence ATGATCATCATCGCGGTACTGATCATCGCCCTGGCGGCAGCGTTGCACGTCGGTATCTTCCTGATGGAAAGCGTCGGCTGGTCGCGCCCCGCCGTGTGGAAGCGATTCGGCGTCGCCAACCAAGAGGCCGCCGAGATCACGAAGCCGCTCGCCTACAATCAGGGTTTCTACAACCTGTTCCTCGCGATCGGCGCGATCGTCGGCGTGATCCTGTTCGGTTTCAACATGCACGACGCCGGAATGGCATTGATCGTGTTCACAATGGCGAGCATGACGCTGGCCGCGCTCGTGCTCATCACCACAGGCAGGGGCTACGTTCGGGCGGCTTTGATTCAAGGCATCCTGCCGCTGGCCGGTCTGGTGCTGATATTCCTCTCCTGA
- a CDS encoding glutamate-1-semialdehyde 2,1-aminomutase, whose product MSANDELFARAQHVIPGGVNSPVRAYRSVGGTPRFIVSARGPYITDADGRDYVDLVASWGPAILGHAHPAVVAAVQDAAARGLSFGASTPGETELAELVIDRLTGPRWGSLGGSDRALPEVPGGTTARTLGELLTDLPNDLSLVDELRLVSTGTEATMTAIRLARGFTGRTLIVKFAGHYHGHSDGLLADAGSGLATLALPASAGVTAETAAQTLVIPYNDRSAVQAVFAAHGPDVAAVIVEAAAANMGVVHPEPGFNEFLVTTAHENGALVILDEVLTGFRVGPAGWWGLEMWAWQHLGIDEVREFSQPGPDGEPQRIGPMPYLPDIVTFGKVVGGGMPLAALGGRREIMEYLAPVGPVYQAGTLSGNPLAVAAGIATLTAADAGVYARLNAVAAVISAATSDALSAAGVAHHMSHAGNLFSVQFSEQAAVDYAGVQAQDAFRYGPFFHAMLDAGVALPPSVFEAWFVTAAHDDAAVTRILDALPAAARAAASARPA is encoded by the coding sequence ATGAGTGCCAACGACGAGCTTTTCGCCCGTGCACAGCACGTGATCCCCGGCGGCGTCAACTCGCCCGTGCGGGCCTATCGGTCGGTCGGCGGCACGCCGCGCTTCATCGTCTCCGCGCGCGGTCCATACATTACGGATGCCGACGGGCGCGACTATGTGGACCTCGTCGCGTCGTGGGGTCCCGCAATTCTCGGCCACGCGCATCCGGCCGTCGTGGCAGCGGTGCAGGATGCCGCCGCTCGCGGGCTGTCGTTCGGTGCATCGACGCCGGGCGAAACCGAGTTGGCCGAGCTCGTGATCGATCGGCTCACCGGGCCGCGCTGGGGCAGCCTGGGCGGCAGTGACCGTGCGTTGCCGGAGGTGCCGGGGGGTACGACCGCGCGAACGCTCGGCGAACTGCTGACCGATTTGCCGAACGACCTGAGCCTGGTTGACGAGTTGCGGCTCGTTTCGACCGGCACCGAGGCGACGATGACGGCGATTCGGCTCGCACGCGGCTTCACCGGCCGAACGTTAATCGTCAAGTTTGCCGGCCACTATCACGGACACTCCGACGGGCTGCTCGCCGATGCCGGTAGTGGGCTGGCCACGTTGGCGCTGCCGGCATCCGCCGGGGTGACGGCCGAGACAGCTGCGCAGACGCTGGTGATTCCGTACAACGATCGGTCGGCTGTGCAGGCCGTGTTCGCAGCGCACGGGCCGGACGTTGCGGCGGTCATCGTCGAGGCTGCCGCGGCGAACATGGGGGTCGTGCACCCGGAGCCTGGGTTCAACGAGTTCTTGGTGACGACGGCGCATGAGAACGGGGCACTCGTGATCCTCGATGAGGTACTCACCGGCTTCCGAGTCGGACCTGCCGGCTGGTGGGGCCTGGAGATGTGGGCGTGGCAGCACCTTGGAATTGACGAGGTGCGCGAATTCTCGCAGCCCGGACCAGACGGTGAGCCCCAGCGTATCGGGCCCATGCCGTATCTGCCCGATATCGTCACCTTCGGCAAGGTCGTCGGCGGTGGGATGCCTTTGGCGGCGCTCGGCGGTCGCCGCGAGATCATGGAGTACTTGGCGCCCGTCGGGCCGGTGTATCAGGCGGGCACACTGTCGGGCAACCCGTTGGCAGTGGCCGCGGGAATCGCGACGCTGACGGCGGCGGATGCTGGGGTGTATGCGCGGTTGAACGCCGTCGCCGCCGTGATCTCCGCGGCCACCTCGGATGCACTGAGCGCCGCCGGCGTTGCACACCACATGTCGCATGCGGGCAACCTGTTCAGCGTGCAGTTCTCCGAGCAGGCAGCAGTCGATTACGCCGGGGTTCAGGCGCAGGATGCGTTCCGCTACGGCCCGTTCTTCCACGCGATGCTCGACGCGGGTGTTGCCCTGCCGCCGAGCGTGTTCGAGGCCTGGTTTGTGACGGCTGCGCACGATGACGCGGCGGTGACCCGCATTTTGGATGCGCTACCGGCGGCGGCGCGAGCTGCGGCATCCGCTCGCCCTGCCTGA
- a CDS encoding ROK family transcriptional regulator: MATQRRTPGSQTSLREANRGRIVDAVKKHGGLTQVELAGTTGLSPATVSNIVKELVGVGTLHTAPSTRSGRRAQYVTLAHALGLVVGVHFSTRHMRIALTDVTHTILAEQHMPLARDHRADNELDKTALLIADLLESVDAHLDDVLAVGIALPAPLSRANGTTARSGIMRGWDGVNVAEVMRARIQRPVFVDNSSNLAALAELRLGAARGKSDFVLVDVGDGIGSGIVIGGRVIRGHSGAAGEFGHMTIREGGPLCRCGNRGCLEAIAGGPAIIEKLREQHPSFKLSDLVVRAMSGDSECIRAIADAGRHIGVAAGNLCNLLDPERIVIGGELARAGEILLGPLRYAVEHALVVGFEAMPDIVQTQLGDRAATMGAVLHAIDQIAIGAD, translated from the coding sequence GTGGCAACCCAACGGCGCACTCCCGGTTCGCAGACTTCACTTCGTGAAGCCAACCGTGGCCGAATCGTCGATGCCGTCAAGAAACACGGTGGGTTGACACAGGTCGAATTGGCCGGGACCACAGGACTTTCGCCTGCGACCGTGTCGAACATCGTGAAGGAACTGGTCGGGGTCGGCACCCTTCACACGGCACCGAGCACGCGTAGCGGCAGACGCGCCCAATACGTGACACTCGCCCATGCGCTCGGCTTGGTCGTCGGCGTGCATTTTTCGACGCGGCACATGCGTATCGCACTCACCGATGTGACCCACACGATTCTTGCCGAACAGCATATGCCGCTCGCCCGTGATCACCGTGCAGACAACGAGCTGGACAAGACTGCGCTGCTGATCGCGGACCTGCTCGAGTCGGTCGACGCACACCTCGATGACGTGCTCGCAGTCGGCATCGCCCTGCCGGCTCCGCTCAGTCGAGCGAACGGCACGACTGCCCGCAGCGGCATCATGCGAGGCTGGGACGGAGTCAATGTCGCCGAGGTGATGCGGGCGCGAATTCAGCGCCCGGTGTTCGTCGACAACTCGTCGAACCTCGCCGCGCTGGCCGAACTTCGACTGGGCGCCGCCCGCGGAAAGTCGGATTTCGTGCTGGTTGACGTCGGCGATGGCATCGGATCCGGCATCGTGATCGGTGGTCGCGTCATCCGGGGGCACAGCGGCGCGGCAGGCGAGTTCGGCCACATGACGATCCGTGAGGGTGGCCCGCTGTGCCGATGCGGCAATCGCGGTTGCCTCGAGGCGATCGCTGGAGGGCCTGCGATCATCGAGAAGCTGCGCGAACAGCATCCGAGTTTCAAATTGAGCGATCTCGTCGTGCGCGCGATGTCCGGCGACTCCGAATGCATCAGGGCCATCGCCGATGCTGGGAGGCATATCGGTGTGGCAGCCGGCAACCTGTGCAACCTGCTCGACCCGGAGCGAATCGTCATCGGCGGTGAACTCGCCCGCGCCGGAGAAATCCTGCTCGGGCCGCTTCGATACGCCGTCGAACATGCCCTCGTCGTCGGCTTCGAGGCAATGCCGGACATTGTGCAGACCCAGCTCGGCGACCGCGCAGCCACTATGGGTGCTGTGCTGCACGCGATCGATCAGATCGCCATCGGAGCCGACTGA
- a CDS encoding FAD-dependent oxidoreductase yields the protein MKQLEVDCCIAGGGPAGIMLGLLLARAGLKVAVLEKHADFFRDFRGDTIHPSTLGLLGELGWRREFLALPHNEVTTLDAVVNGHRLHPIDFRRLPAPDNFLVLMPQWDFLNFLTGKAAAYPGFRLLMQTEVTGLIRDAGTGGVIAGVTATDPDGPLEIRARLTVACDGRSSTLRDAAGLVPKDFGAPVDVLWFRVPKPDVVMPDTLAYLDEAALLITIPRGDYLQIGFVIPKGGFDALRQSGLAAFRAAVSSAAPFLESVLGTITRWDQVKPLSVQINRLATWHLPGMLLIGDAAHAMSPAFGVGVNYAIQDAVAAANALVRPLRFGASAAAIDQDCAGIQDRRMRAVRRMQALQIAAHDSFAKPGGGAILPDPVPRATGVALAAAMPVVQRLAARIVGRGFVPEHLADDLLPGG from the coding sequence ATGAAACAACTTGAAGTGGACTGCTGCATCGCAGGCGGTGGCCCTGCCGGCATCATGCTCGGCCTGCTGCTGGCGCGCGCCGGCCTCAAGGTCGCTGTGTTGGAGAAGCACGCCGACTTCTTCCGTGACTTCCGCGGCGACACCATCCATCCGTCCACGCTCGGCCTGCTCGGTGAGCTCGGCTGGCGGCGTGAATTCCTCGCGCTGCCGCACAACGAGGTGACTACTCTCGATGCGGTCGTCAACGGCCACCGACTGCATCCGATCGACTTTCGCCGCCTGCCCGCGCCAGACAACTTTCTCGTTCTCATGCCGCAGTGGGACTTCCTGAACTTCCTCACCGGCAAGGCCGCGGCGTATCCCGGCTTCCGCCTGCTGATGCAGACCGAGGTGACCGGTCTCATCCGGGATGCGGGCACCGGCGGTGTCATCGCTGGAGTCACAGCCACTGATCCGGATGGCCCGCTGGAGATCCGCGCGCGGCTCACCGTCGCGTGCGATGGTCGCTCGTCGACGCTGCGCGATGCGGCCGGGCTTGTGCCGAAGGATTTCGGTGCGCCCGTCGACGTGCTCTGGTTTCGAGTGCCGAAGCCCGATGTTGTGATGCCGGACACGCTCGCCTACCTTGATGAGGCTGCGTTGCTCATCACAATCCCGCGCGGTGACTATCTGCAGATCGGCTTCGTGATCCCGAAGGGTGGATTCGACGCTCTGCGGCAGAGCGGCCTCGCGGCCTTCCGTGCCGCGGTCAGCTCCGCAGCACCGTTCCTCGAATCCGTGCTCGGCACGATCACGCGCTGGGATCAGGTCAAGCCGCTTTCGGTGCAGATCAACCGCCTGGCCACGTGGCACCTGCCGGGCATGCTGCTGATCGGCGATGCGGCGCACGCGATGTCACCGGCGTTCGGCGTCGGCGTCAACTATGCGATTCAGGATGCCGTTGCCGCAGCGAACGCGCTCGTGCGCCCCCTGCGATTCGGCGCGAGCGCGGCGGCAATCGACCAAGATTGTGCAGGTATCCAAGATCGGCGGATGCGTGCGGTGCGGCGCATGCAAGCTCTCCAGATCGCAGCGCACGACAGTTTCGCAAAACCGGGTGGGGGCGCCATCCTGCCCGATCCGGTTCCGCGCGCCACCGGCGTTGCGCTCGCCGCAGCGATGCCCGTCGTGCAGCGGCTGGCCGCCCGAATCGTCGGCCGCGGCTTCGTTCCGGAGCACCTCGCCGACGACCTGCTGCCCGGTGGTTGA
- a CDS encoding ATP-binding cassette domain-containing protein, whose protein sequence is MEASAGSTATLEGEPVLSLRGVSKGFGAVQALTDIDLDIYPREVVAIVGDNGAGKSTLVKVLAGVHAQDSGTITFEGNPVDIPSPSAAQALGIATVFQDLALCDNLDVVSNLFLGREITHGTLNEEEMEKRSWELLRQLSAKIPSVRIAVASLSGGQRQTVAIARSLVGNPSVILLDEPTAALGVAQTAEVLNLVERLRENGLGVVLISHNMADVQAVADRVVVLRLGRNNGVFRVPDVSYEDIIAAITGATDNAVTRREAHVAESQLADSNRAAPAVSGGNLSTTDLPASDSNPAKPSEEGTHA, encoded by the coding sequence ATGGAAGCCTCTGCCGGTTCGACGGCAACACTCGAGGGCGAGCCCGTGCTGTCCTTGCGAGGCGTATCCAAGGGTTTCGGTGCCGTGCAAGCGCTCACCGATATTGACCTTGACATCTACCCCCGCGAAGTTGTCGCCATCGTCGGCGACAACGGTGCAGGCAAATCGACCCTGGTCAAGGTGCTGGCCGGAGTGCACGCGCAGGATTCCGGCACCATCACGTTCGAGGGCAACCCGGTCGACATCCCCTCACCGTCGGCCGCCCAAGCGCTGGGCATTGCCACCGTGTTCCAGGACCTCGCACTGTGCGACAACCTCGACGTGGTTTCCAACCTCTTTCTCGGCCGTGAAATCACCCACGGAACGCTCAATGAGGAAGAGATGGAAAAGCGCTCGTGGGAGCTGCTGCGGCAACTTTCTGCGAAGATTCCGTCCGTGCGCATCGCCGTTGCATCGCTATCAGGTGGGCAGCGCCAGACGGTCGCGATCGCCCGATCACTGGTCGGCAACCCCAGTGTCATCCTGCTCGATGAGCCAACGGCCGCGCTTGGCGTCGCACAGACGGCCGAGGTGCTCAACCTCGTCGAGCGGCTTCGCGAAAACGGTCTCGGCGTCGTGCTGATCAGCCACAACATGGCGGACGTGCAGGCGGTCGCCGACCGCGTCGTTGTGCTGCGGCTCGGCCGCAACAACGGCGTCTTCCGGGTGCCCGACGTGAGCTACGAAGACATCATCGCTGCGATCACCGGCGCGACAGACAATGCGGTGACCCGCCGTGAGGCACACGTCGCCGAATCCCAACTCGCCGATTCCAATCGTGCCGCGCCAGCGGTGTCGGGCGGCAATCTCTCCACCACCGATCTTCCCGCCAGCGATTCGAACCCGGCGAAACCGTCCGAGGAGGGCACACACGCATGA
- a CDS encoding uroporphyrinogen-III synthase yields the protein MTEYDEQSSGCRGHSAATGPVPTVRNAQKPLAGWRVLVPRGGPWGDSVAAALRERGASPVVAAMINFAPTDDAPALQAALNALASGAFDWMTITSATTVDVLSAWRAVVPATTRIAVVGETTAAALIAAGYKVDLVPAEDNSARGLLTEWEAATHGIVPLHILTLRSAIAKPLLTEGLKRIGHNVSSVVAYRTVGVPVRDQVVRDVAEGRIQAILVTSGSVAEQVQTQLGPVPESTLVAAIGPRTAKDAAAVGLRVDVVAAERSAGSLIDAIAAAAHAH from the coding sequence ATGACCGAGTATGACGAGCAAAGTTCGGGATGTCGCGGGCATTCTGCCGCGACCGGGCCGGTGCCGACCGTCCGTAATGCGCAAAAACCGTTGGCCGGCTGGCGCGTGCTCGTACCGCGCGGCGGGCCGTGGGGTGATTCCGTCGCGGCCGCGCTGAGGGAGCGTGGCGCGTCTCCTGTCGTCGCGGCGATGATCAACTTCGCACCGACCGACGATGCTCCAGCGCTGCAGGCGGCGTTGAATGCGCTCGCCTCCGGCGCGTTCGACTGGATGACGATCACGAGTGCGACGACCGTCGACGTGCTGTCCGCCTGGCGCGCCGTGGTGCCGGCAACGACGCGCATTGCCGTGGTGGGCGAGACGACGGCGGCCGCACTGATCGCGGCAGGATACAAGGTGGATCTTGTTCCGGCCGAGGACAATTCCGCACGCGGGTTGCTCACGGAGTGGGAGGCGGCCACGCACGGTATTGTGCCGCTGCACATCCTGACGCTTCGCTCGGCGATCGCGAAGCCGCTCCTGACAGAGGGGCTCAAGCGGATCGGGCACAACGTGTCATCGGTCGTCGCATATCGAACGGTTGGCGTTCCGGTGCGAGATCAGGTCGTGCGCGATGTCGCCGAGGGTCGCATTCAGGCGATTCTCGTCACATCGGGGAGCGTCGCAGAGCAGGTGCAGACGCAGTTGGGGCCGGTGCCGGAGAGCACCCTGGTCGCCGCGATCGGTCCGCGTACGGCGAAAGACGCCGCCGCAGTCGGCCTGCGCGTCGACGTCGTCGCGGCCGAACGCAGTGCCGGGTCACTGATCGACGCGATCGCGGCAGCAGCGCACGCACACTAG
- a CDS encoding sugar ABC transporter substrate-binding protein, which translates to MKIATTRAVIATAAILLTAGTLTACSNATGSGSGSTSTAGASTAKIGLLLPDSVTARYANADRPYFTAKIKALCSGCSVLYANADADAAKQQQQAESMLTQGAKVLVISAQDGKAAATIVSEAKAKNVPVISYDRLIDSPDSAAYISFDNEKVGELQGTALVTKLKSDGVAPGDGGILMVNGSPTDNNATLFKAGAHKMIDPSGYKVLAEYSTPDWDPAQAQNWVAGQISQFGAKIKGVYAANDGTGGGAIAALQAAGVKPVPPVTGQDAQLTGIQNILAGTQYMTVYKAIKPEAEQAAQMAIDLVNGKKLNTTATVNTASGAAIPSVLLTPVAVTVDNIESTVVKDGFLTAAQICTAAYQAACTAHGIK; encoded by the coding sequence ATGAAGATCGCCACCACGAGAGCGGTCATCGCCACGGCCGCGATCCTGCTCACAGCCGGCACACTCACAGCATGTTCCAACGCAACCGGATCAGGATCCGGTTCCACGAGCACGGCGGGTGCATCGACGGCGAAGATCGGCCTGCTCCTGCCTGACTCCGTGACAGCGCGGTACGCAAACGCAGACCGGCCGTACTTCACCGCGAAGATCAAGGCTCTCTGCTCCGGCTGCTCGGTTCTGTACGCGAATGCAGACGCGGATGCGGCCAAGCAGCAGCAGCAGGCGGAGTCGATGCTCACGCAGGGTGCCAAGGTGCTCGTCATCAGCGCGCAGGACGGCAAGGCAGCGGCCACCATCGTCAGCGAGGCAAAGGCCAAGAACGTGCCGGTCATTTCATATGACCGACTGATCGACAGCCCCGACTCGGCCGCATACATCTCGTTCGACAATGAGAAGGTCGGCGAGCTGCAGGGCACGGCGCTGGTCACCAAATTGAAGTCCGACGGCGTCGCCCCCGGTGACGGCGGCATCCTGATGGTCAACGGCTCGCCGACGGACAATAACGCAACGTTGTTCAAGGCTGGTGCGCACAAGATGATCGACCCGAGCGGTTACAAGGTACTCGCCGAGTACTCCACGCCGGATTGGGATCCCGCCCAGGCTCAGAACTGGGTCGCAGGCCAGATCTCACAGTTCGGTGCCAAGATCAAGGGCGTGTACGCGGCCAACGACGGCACCGGCGGCGGCGCGATCGCGGCACTGCAGGCTGCCGGAGTCAAGCCGGTTCCCCCGGTGACCGGTCAGGACGCTCAGCTCACGGGCATCCAGAACATCCTTGCTGGAACGCAGTACATGACGGTCTACAAGGCGATCAAGCCCGAGGCGGAGCAGGCGGCACAAATGGCCATCGACCTCGTCAACGGCAAGAAGCTCAACACGACTGCAACGGTTAACACGGCCAGTGGAGCGGCGATCCCGTCGGTTCTGCTGACACCGGTGGCCGTCACCGTCGACAATATCGAGAGCACGGTCGTCAAGGACGGCTTCCTCACGGCAGCGCAGATCTGCACCGCGGCATACCAGGCCGCGTGCACGGCGCACGGCATCAAGTAG
- a CDS encoding sugar ABC transporter permease, producing the protein MTQSQPTTETPAMVAADLQDERLIRSEGIRGMLQSMRLRVRGGDLGSWPVVIGLVVIWAIFQILNPIFLSADNLINLSKQCAAIGTISIGVVLVLLLGEIDLSVGSVAGVASAILGIGMINLHWPIIVAILVALAAGVLIGLLYGVLLTRFGVPSFVSTLAGLLGFLGLQLWILGPLGSVNIPFTSWIVQFANGWFLPPWAAYTIAILAGVGVLVSDLRRAGRRSRAGLSTGSRTFTYVKAIVLAAVLVAIAAYFATDRGTSVMFVFFILLVIVMNFFLTRTRWGRAVFAVGGNEEAARRAGIKVNRIYMSVFVLCSMFAITGGILLTATLSSASSQSGTGDVNLNAIAAAVIGGTSLFGGRGSAWAALLGIVVIQSISSGLTLLSLDASVRFMITGAVLLLAVVIDSLSRRSRASHGQA; encoded by the coding sequence ATGACACAGTCACAGCCCACAACAGAGACTCCCGCCATGGTCGCTGCTGACCTGCAAGATGAACGGCTGATCCGTTCAGAAGGCATCCGCGGCATGTTGCAATCGATGCGCCTGCGCGTACGGGGAGGCGACCTCGGCTCGTGGCCCGTGGTGATCGGTTTGGTCGTCATCTGGGCGATCTTCCAGATCCTGAATCCGATTTTCCTGTCGGCAGACAACCTGATCAACCTCAGCAAGCAGTGCGCTGCAATCGGAACGATTTCGATCGGCGTTGTGCTCGTGCTGCTACTCGGCGAAATCGACCTGTCCGTCGGTTCGGTCGCCGGTGTGGCCTCAGCCATTCTGGGCATCGGCATGATCAATCTGCATTGGCCGATCATCGTCGCGATCCTCGTCGCTCTGGCTGCCGGCGTTCTGATCGGCCTGCTGTACGGCGTGCTGCTGACCCGGTTCGGCGTACCGAGCTTCGTGAGCACCTTGGCCGGGTTACTCGGGTTTCTCGGGTTACAACTCTGGATTCTCGGCCCTCTTGGCTCGGTCAACATTCCGTTCACCAGCTGGATCGTGCAGTTCGCGAACGGCTGGTTCCTGCCACCGTGGGCCGCGTACACCATTGCAATACTCGCCGGGGTAGGCGTCTTGGTCTCTGACCTGCGACGCGCCGGTCGCCGATCCCGCGCAGGGCTGTCGACTGGATCACGCACCTTTACCTATGTCAAGGCGATTGTGCTGGCGGCGGTATTGGTCGCGATCGCGGCGTATTTCGCGACCGACCGCGGCACCAGCGTGATGTTCGTCTTCTTCATTCTGCTGGTCATTGTGATGAACTTCTTTCTCACCCGCACCCGGTGGGGCCGCGCGGTCTTCGCGGTCGGCGGCAATGAGGAAGCCGCGCGCCGAGCCGGCATCAAGGTCAACCGCATATACATGTCGGTCTTCGTCCTGTGTTCGATGTTCGCCATCACCGGTGGCATCCTGCTGACCGCGACGCTGTCCTCGGCAAGTTCGCAGTCCGGAACTGGGGACGTGAACTTGAACGCGATCGCCGCTGCGGTCATCGGTGGAACGAGCCTGTTCGGTGGTCGAGGCAGCGCCTGGGCGGCCCTCCTCGGCATCGTCGTCATCCAGTCGATCTCGAGCGGTTTGACGCTGCTGAGCCTGGATGCGTCGGTGCGCTTCATGATCACCGGCGCCGTGCTGCTGCTCGCAGTCGTCATCGACTCGCTGTCGAGGCGATCTCGCGCGAGCCACGGCCAGGCTTAG